In Chthoniobacterales bacterium, the DNA window GGTCGCCGCCAGCAGCGGAGAGAGCCCGCCCGGCTGGTTCCAGCCGCCCATGAAGCCGACAAATTGCAGGACCATGATGAGCGGTCCGGGCGTTGTCTCGGCCAGACCGAGGCCGTCCATCATCTGGCCGGGCTTGAGCCAGGCAAAATGTTCGACCGCACGTTGGGCGACATACGGGAGGACCGCGTAAGCTCCGCCGAAGGTCACGACGGCGGCTTTGCTGAAGAAAATCCCCTCCCGGAAAATGGTATGGCCGGTCCCGAGGCACATTGCCGCGAGCAAGACTGGCCCCCACCAGAGCAGCAGCCAGACAATCGCCACGCGCGCCCCGCGCCCGGCCGAGGGTCTGGTGTGTTCCGGCGGCGCATCCTCGTCATCGATAACAGAGTTTTCCCGAGATGCTTCATCTCCCGGCGCAGCGGAGACCACGTCGAATTTTGAAGGCCAGATTTTGCCGCCAAGCAAGCCCACCAGACCCGCGCCGATGATGATCGCCGGGAACGGCGCTTTCAGGAAAAAGATGGCGATGAACGCCGCGGCGGCGATCGCCCACATGACTTCGTTTTTGAGCGCTTTGCGCCCGATCCGGATAACAGCGGCGACGACGATGGCGACGACGACCGGTTTCAATCCATAAAAAATCGCCGCGACCCAGGGCACGCTGCCGTAGTCCGCGTAGATGAAGCTCAGCGTCCAGAGGACAAACATCGACGGAATGACGAAGAGCGCGCCGGCCGCAATGCCGCCCGCAGTCTTGTGCAGGAGCCAGCCGATGTAGATCGCCAGTTGCTGCGCTTCAGGGCCCGGCAGGAGCATACAGTAATTCAGGGCGTGAAGGAATCGCGACTGGCTGATCCAGCGTTTGCGCTCGACCAGCTCGGTTTGCATGATCGCAATCTGGCCCGCCGGTCCGCCGAAAGAGATGAACCCGAGCTTGAGCCAGAAGCGGAAGGCTTCGGCAAAGCTCGGACGCCGGGCGGTGGATTCGTTGGACACAGAATTTATCACGAGGCGGGTTCGAGGAGATTACAAAACGAGGATAGCGGTCAAATGAATTGATGATGGCGGCGAGTCATGCTGAGCGAAGGTCGCGCCGCGACCGAAGTCGAAGGCCTCCGCACTGGTCAGGGCGATGCCGAATCGCCCTCCGATAATAGCCCAGCGCTGTAACGCTGGGAAACCGCGCCGCGAATATCAACCGTCCCTTCGGAGACCAACGTACGACGTTCGCTTCGGCGCGTCCGATCTTCGCGGATCCTGGCTTCACCAAGCTTGACAACGCCTATCGTTTCTTATTCCCGTTAGTCGCCATGAATACCCTGCAGTCTTTTCTCGGCGCGGCCTTCGTCGTTTTGTTTTCTTCGAATATCCAGGCGAAGTCCCCCGCCTCGTATGGGTTTATTTCGGGTGTTTACCAGAAGGGCCACAACGTGACCGAACCACGTGCGAAATCGTCCAAGTTCGTTCAGTTGACTGATGCGGGCTTTTTCGTCAGCGGGTCTCAGGCGTCATATTACGTGAGCATCCAGATGTCAGCCGAAACACCTGCCCCATACTTCATGCAAGCAATCTTTGAGAATCCGAATGATCCGAAGAAACCATTTGTGGAGCAAAAGGTAATATCTCCTGGAGAACCCGCCCGGTCGATTTTTCATGGGCCGGTCAAAGGGCTTCGCATTTCACGCTCTTATCATTTAACGATTAAGCTGTTCCGGAAGAAGGATGAGCCAACCCCATTCGATGTCCTCGAGCAGACCGTTCGCTCATACATCGACACCACCGGGCCTGAGATCAAAATAAAGAAGGGAATGGCCTATCAACCACTTCAGTAGCGGGACGAAGAAAACCGGCATTTCCCGGCCTGCCTGGTGATTTGGGGTGGTGGAGCCTAGGGGATTCGAACCCCTGACCTCCTCAATGCCATTGAGGCGCTCTACCAACTGAGCTAAGACCCCGCGGAAGAATTTCGATTTTCGCCCCGGCGTCGCGTTTTGCAACGGGAAGTTGCATCCGCGGCCCAGGAATCTACCATGACGAATGCCGATGCTAGGACGTATTTTGGTGATCGCATGGCTCACCTGCGTCATTCTGCCCGCCGCTCTCGCCGCCGATCAGACCACTGCGGTCTGGAGTGATGGCCACATTTCCCCGCTGAGCGACGAGGAACTAACTCGTTATGCCACAGCCTCGCCCGGTGCGGGATATCCCGAAGAGGCGCAGAAAACGAATGCCACCGGGAGCGGCCTTTACGAACTTCGGATCGATAAGGGCGGCAAGGTCACCGTCGTGGCGATCGTTAAAAGCAGCGGCAACGCTGTGCTCGATAAAGCGGCGACCACCACCTTCCGGAAATGGCGGTTCAAACCGGCGGTCTTTCGCTCGGTCAGAATCCCCGTGAGCTGGTCGGTGAACAAAGTTCGTAAATAAGACGCGGCGCGGCTGGAACAAGGAAGGGCGATTTGAAATCGCCCCGGCGGTTTCAAACCGCCGCTCCTTGAAGCGCAATCAGCAGGCGACGATGGAGATGTTCGAACGCGCGGCGGCCTCGACGAGGGTTTCTTTCTCGAGCAAGAGGGTCCGGCCGGACTCGATCGCGATCACGCGCAGACGCGCTTCCGTCGCGACCTCGACCGTTGCGACTCCGATCACCGGGACATCGAAGCGCATGTCCTGAGCTGGTTTTGCGACCTTCACCATGACGGCCTCTTTCCGTCCCAGCGCACCGCCGCGCTTGATCGCTTCGTTGGTTCCCTCGAAACCTTCCACCGCCAGGACCGTCCCGTTTTTCACGACGACCGTTTGCCCGATATCGAGCCGGCTGATTTCCCGGGCGATTTCGAAACCGAAAGTCACGTCTTCCTCTTCGCGGCGGCTCAATTTCCGGCCGGCAATCAAACCCGCGGGCGCCAGACAATCCTCCAGAAAGGAAGTCGCCGGCAGGAGCGTGATGCCGGCTCGCGCCAGCTCGTCGCCGATCGCGGCGAAAATGGACTCGGCGTTCCGGCGTTTCAGGCGCGCCAGGAGGAGCAGCGTTTTCCAATCTGGCCGCAGGTCAAAAAGATTCCTGGGCGCGATCTGCCCTGCCATGATGGCGTTGGTGACGTTCGCGCTCCGAAAAGAAGAAATCAGCCGGCCCAGTTGCCCGACGCGCATCCAATGGATTTCATCGACGGTGGCAGCGAGACGATCGTCGGTTTCATCGAGGAACGCAGCGGCCACGATCCGTTTCACTCCGGCGCGGCGGGCGGCGTCCACCAAGAGCCGCGGATAAACGCCGTTGCCGGCAATGATTCCGAGAACGTCTGGCGTTTGCACGAGGCGACAGTAGCGGTGTAGAGGCGCTTGTGCCAAGCGCCGGTATCGGTTAGGCGCTTCGCAGAAGCGCCTCTACATCAACCGTGGCGGCGACGTTTGACGTGCAGCTGAGCGAGGGCCTTCTGAAGCGACGCCTGGACAGCGACGACTTCCTCCGCGCCGAGATCTTCCTTCATGGCTTTCCGGGCCCGCTCGACCGCGGCTTCGGCCGCATTTTCGTCAATAACCGCAGGCTCCAGCGCCATGTCGGTCAAAACCGAAACCGAAGCGCCGGTGATTTCGACGAAGCCTTCGCCGATGGCCAGAAAAGTTTCCTTTCCGCCCTTGAGCACACGGACTTCGCCGGGATTCAGGGTGGTGAGCAATGGGACGTGATTCGGATAAACGCCGAGTTCGCCCTCCGCGCCTGGCAGAGTGACCATCTCGACGTCCTCGGAGTACGCGGTCGCCTCGGGCGTAACGATCTCAAGTTTCAGCGTGGCCATAACTCAACTTTCGTCATTCGGCATTCTGAATCATGTCGATTCCGCCCTTCATGTAGAAGTTCTGTTCGGGAACTTCATCATGTTTGCCTTCGAGGATTTCCTTGAAGCCGCGGACAGTCTCGGCGATCGAAACGTATTCGCCCTTGGTGCCGGTGAAGACTTCGGCGACGTGGAACGGCTGGCTGAGGAACCGCTGGATCTTGCGGGCGCGGAACACCGTCAGCTTGTCTTCGGGGCTCAATTCGTCCATTCCGAGAATGGCGATGATGTCCTGAAGATCCTTGTAACGCTGGAGGACGCGCTGGACGCCGCGAGCCACCGCGTAATGGTCTTCGCCAACGACGTCCGGCGCGAGCGACTTGGACGTTGAAGCGAGCGGATCGACGGCCGGATAGATGCCGAGCTCGGCGATGGAGCGTTCCAGCACGATGGTCGAATCGAGGTGGGCAAAGGTGTTGGCGGGCGCCGGGTCCGTCAGATCGTCCGCCGGGACGTAAACGGCCTGGACCGAGGTAATGGAGCCTTTTTTGGTCGAAGTAATGCGTTCCTGGAGATCGCCCATCTCAGCGGCGAGGGTCGGCTGATAACCGACCGCCGACGGGGTGCGTCCAAGAAGCGCGGACACTTCCGAGCCAGCCTGTGAAAATCGGAAAATATTGTCGATGAACAACAAGACGTCCTGGTTACGTTCGTCTCGGAAATATTCTGTCATCGCCAGAGCCGAGAGCGCGACCCGGAGACGGGCGCCCGGAGGCTCGTTCATCTGGCCGTAAACCAGCGCGACCTTCGATTTGCTCAGGTCCTTTTGGTCGATGACCCCGGCCTCGCTCATTTCCGTGTAAAGATCGTTTCCTTCGCGCGTCCGCTCGCCGACGCCCGCGAAGACGGAGAACCCCCCGTGGCCTTTGGCGATATTGTTGATCAGCTCGAGGATAACGACCGTCTTGCCGACGCCGGCGCCGCCGAACGCGCCGACTTTACCACCCTTGGTGAAGGGGCAGATCAGGTCGATGACTTTGATGCCGGTCTCGAGAATCGTCGCGCCCGTGTCCTGATCGGTGAGGTCCGGGGCCTTGCGGTGAATCGGATAACGCTTCGTGAAAGTGACGGGGCCGCGATTATCGACCGGGTCGCCGGTCACATTAAAGACGCGGCCAAGAGTCCCCTCGCCCACCGGAACAGTGATCGGGCTGCCGGTGTCGTTGACGGCCATCCCGCGCTTCAACCCCTCGGTTGACGACATGGCGATGGAGCGGACCCAGTTTTCGCCAAGATGCTGCTGCACTTCGAGCGTGAGTTTGGTGGCGGTGCCGTTGACTTCGTATTCAAGCTCAAGCGCGTTGTAGATCCGGGGCAGCTCAGCCGTGCTCTTGAATTCCACGTCCACCACGGGACCGATGACTTGAACGATGTTTCCTTTATTCATAAATGAGTTTTAGCCGCCGACCGCCATCTGGGCGGTCGAGATTTCGAGCAGCTCGGTAGTGATGCTCGCCTGGCGCATCTTGTTGTATTCGAGGGTGAGATCCTTGATGAACTGCTTCGCGTTGTCGGTCGCATTCTTCATCGCCACCATGCGCGAGCTGTGCTCCGAAGCGCGGGCGTCGAGGATCATTTGGTAAACCTGGTAGTGGAGGTAATACGGGAGCATCACGTCGAGCACGCCTTCGGGAGTTGGCTCGAAGAGGTAGCCGATCATCGGGTCCTGGCTCCCATTCGCCTCGGCGCCTTCGGCCGCAGCCTGCGGCAATTCGAAGCTCGAAATTGGCAGAAGCGTCCGCACCACCGGTCGCTGATTGATGGTGTTGATAAAATGAGTGAAAAGCACCGAGACCTTGTCGACTTCGCCGTTGAGAAATTTCTCGATGCAAAACCGGGCGATATCCTTGGTCTCGACGAAGGCGGGCGCATCCTTCAATTGAAAATCCGCCAGCAAATCCCGCCGGGTGCGCGCGATGAACTGCCGCGCTTTCGCGCCCGAGACCACGTAACTGGTTTTGTCGTTATCGAACTTGGCTACTTCGCGAAACAGGTTGGTGTTCAACGCGCCGGCGAGGCCTTTGTCGGTGCTGATCACGACCACGAGCTCCTTTTTCACTTCCCGGACCTGGAGAAGCGGGTGGAGCTTTGAATCGGTGCGCTGCTGGAGGGAGACCAGGACGCGATTCATCAGGGTCGAATACGGACGGCCGGAAAGGGCGAGGTTCTGCGCCTTGCGCATCTTCGACGCGGCCACCATCTGCAACGCCTTGGTGATCTGCGACGTGTTCCGGATCGACTTGATCCGGCGCCGTATGTCTTGGGTGTTCGCCATTTTCTAAGCTCTCCCTTTCGCGCCGTAGCGGGCCCGGCGCTCGCGAACATGAAAACCGATCTCCCGTCTCTGTTTTTGAGACGGCGCGAGCAATTGTCGGATGGCCGCAAAAAGCTGGGCGATTGCCTCATCGTGGCTGTCCAGCCGCCGTTCGAGCTGGGAGAACTTCGCGGCCAATTCCGTATTCGCCGAAATCATTTCGCGCAAGCGGACGAAGGCACGCACGACGCGCACGCTCGCTTCCACGGCGATGTCACTGTTCAGGACGCTAGCTAACATAATCGCACCATGCTCGGTAAACACCCAGGGCCGATATCTCCGGCCACCTTGTTTTGAGGTCGCAAATTGCGACCTCAAACTCACAAGCTCCTCCGTTGTAAGTTGAAAGGCGAAGTCCTTGGGAAATCTCTGCCGGTTCCGCTTGAGTTGCTCATTCAAACGCTTGGTCGTGACTCCATAGAATGCCGCCAAATCCGAATCGAGCATGACGCGCTGGCCACGCACGAGATGGATCGCGTTTTCAACGGCGACAATCTCCTGGGGGCGGGTCATATCCGGTTCGAAATTCCGCAGTGAAATCATTTAGGTGACGGGATTGGTCGATTTGAATTCATCGAGGGCGGCGCCCAGATCGGCTTCCAGGTCCTTGTCGAGGGCGCCCTTGGTCACGATGGCGGCGAGGATGCTTTCCTTCCGGGTGCTGAGATATTCCTGCAGCTTGATTTGGAACTGCTTCACCTTGTCGACCGGCACGGAATCGAGGTAGCCCTTCTGCATTGCCCAGAGCACTGCGACCTGTTCCTCGACCGGAATCGGGTTGTATTGGATTTGCTTAAACAGCTCGACGATCCGCTGGCCGCGATCGAGCCGGGCTTTCGTCGCCGCGTCGAGATCAGACCCGAACTGGGCGAACGCCGCCAGTTCCCGAAACTGCGCGAGGTCCAGTTTAATTTTGCCGGCCACCTGCTTGATCGCTTTGATTTGCGCGGCCGAACCTACGCGACTGACCGAGAGACCGACCGAAATCGCCGGACGAACGCCCTGGTAGAAAAGATCGGTCTCGAGATAAATCTGGCCGTCGGTGATCGAAATGACGTTTGTGGGAATGTAAGCCGACACGTCGCCGGCCTGCGTCTCGATGATCGGCAGGGCGGTGAGCGATCCGCCACCGGCTTCCTCGATCACGCGCGCGCTCCGTTCGAGGAGACGCGAGTGGAGATAAAAAACGTCCCCCGGATAAGCCTCGCGGCCGGACGGCCGCTTGAGGACGAGCGAAACCTGGCGGTAAGCCACCGCGTGTTTCGAGAGATCGTCGTAAATGATGAGCGCGTCCATGCCGTTATCCATGAACCACTCGCCCATCGCCGCGCCGGCGAACGGCGCGAGATACTGGTTGGTCGCCGTATCGGAAGCCGGCGCCGAAATAATCGTCGTGTACGGCAGCGCGCCTTCCTTTTCGAGAGTGGCGAGCGCGCGGGCGACGTTGGAATTCTTCTGACCGATCGCCACATAAATGCAGTAAAGCGGGCGATGATTCTTGAGACGGCCTTCATCGGCCGCCTTGTTCAAGCGCGCCTGGCTGATGATCGTGTCGATCGCGATCGTCGATTTGCCGGTGGCACGGTCCCCGATGATCAGCTCGCGCTGGCCGCGGCCGATCGGAATCATGGCGTCGATGGCCATGATGCCGGTCTGGACCGGCTGGCTGACGCTCTTTCGTTTGATGACGCCGGGCGCGATTTTCTCGAGCGGATAAGCAACGTCTGATTTCACCGGACCTTTGCCGTCGAGCGGCTGGCCGAGAGTATTGACCACGCGGCCGAGCAGACCTTTGCCCACCGGGACCTGGAGCAGCTTGCCAGTCGTCTTGGCTTCCTCGCCTTCCATGACCTTGGTGGTATCGCCGAGGAGAATCGCGCCGACTTCGGTTTCCTCGAGGTTGAGGGCGAGTCCATAGACGCCGCTCGAAAACTCGATCATTTCGTTGAGCATGACGTCGCTCAGGCCTTCGATGCGGGCGACACCGTCGCCGGTTTCGCGGACAATGCCGACATTGCTTTTGCTCGTCGTGGTCTTAAGACCGGCGATCTGCGTTTCGATTTCTTCGAGAATGCTGCTCATAGGATGGTTAGGTTAAAGTTGTTGCTGGAGCCGATGGAGGCGGTTGCGCACGCTGCTGTCCCAGACATCGCTGCCGACGCGGATGCGCATGCCGCCAAGCAGCTCAGGGGTCACGACAAATTTCGCGGTCAGGTCGCCGCCATATTTGCGTTTCAAATTGGCGACGATCTGCTCGCCCGCTTCCGGGGGAAGCTCGGTCGCGGTCTCGATCGTGGCGCTGCGTTTTTCCACTTCGAGGCGGAGGAGACGTTTGTAGGCCTCGAGCGCCTTGATGTAATTGCGCGGCTTCTTTTCGATCAACGACTTGACCAGGGACGCGACCCGGCTGCTATCGAGCCGGCCATCGACGTAACTCGCGCGAAGAAGTTCCTTCGCCAGTTGCCGCGTCTCTTTGTTGATCTTCATGGCGCCGTTGTTCTAGGAGGCGAGCTGGCGGGACGCTTCATCCTGCAAGCGCCTCTGATCTTCCGAAGTCAGGACCTTACCGGTGACTTTCGCCGTGGTGTCCACGACGAGCCGCCCGAGCTCCCGCTTCAATTCCGCCATCGTCTTTTCGTGCTCGATCGCGCTCGCTTCGCGCGCCTTGGCCATGATCTGTTCCGCGGCCGTGACGGCTTCCTGCTGTTTGCGTTCGGCGACGTTGGCCGCGCTTTCCCGCGCTTCGTCAATCATCTTTTGCGCTTGGGCGTTGGCCTGGGCCAGGATCTCCGCATGGCGTTGCTCCGCTTCCGCGAGCTGCTGCTTGATCTTCTCGGCATTCAACAGGCCTTCCGCGATCCGCTGCCGGCGCTCTTCGAGCACCTGCAGGATCGGCTTGTAAGCGAACTGCTTCAGGACCAGCGCGACGATAATGAAACTGATGACCTGCGAGAGGAACAACTTTGGTTCCCACCCGAACTGTTCACCAGTTTCGCGCGCCTGGTCGAGAATGCCCGCGGCTAAGTGCAACGCGATCATTCGCAATCCTTATTTCGGTGCGAGGTAGAGCGCGTAAAACACGATCGCTTCCGCGAACGCGATTGCCAGAATCGCCTGCACGAGAATTGGCGTCGCCGCGCCGGGATTGCGGCCGACCGCCGAGGCCGCGCCCATGCCGATCAAGCCCACGCCGATGGCCGCGCCAAGCGCCGCCAGACCGATGTGAATGCTTCCGCCCATTTCAGCTAACATTGGTATGAACATATTTTTTCTTTCTACTTGGTGTTGGTTTAGCGGCCTCCGCGGGAACCACGGTCATAACCGCCAAAGTTTTTAGTGGTGAGCCTCATGTCCCGGCTCGTGTTGCGCGATCAACAGGGTGAAGACCGCGGTCAAAAGCATGAAGACCAGCGCCTGCACCAGGCCGACCAGAAGCTCCATGAAATAAAATGGAATCGGGAGGAGCCACGACAAGGAAGGCACCATGGTCGACATGGTTTCGAGAATCGTTTCGCCGGCATAAACGTTGCCGAAAAGCCGGAAACTCAGCGAGATAGGCCGGAACAGGATGGAAACAATTTCCAGCAATCCGACCGCGAAGAAAATCCCGACCATGGCGATTTTCATCAGGCCTTTGCTGTCGCCTTTCGGACCAAAAATGTGGACGAGAAATCCCCCGACACCGTTGGCCTGAATGGCCCAGATAATCCAGCAGGCGAAAAAGATCATCGCCATCGCGGTGGTCATGTTGAGGTCGGCGTTACCGCCGCGGAGCAATGGGCGAGTGAGATGAAACTGGCCATTCGCGGCGTGTTCTCCCCAGCCCACGGTGCCTACGCCGGGGATCAGCCCGAACCAGTTCACGAAGAGAATGAAAATGAAAATTGTGGCGAAAAACCAAAACGTCCGTTTCACCAGCACGGCGCCGATCATTCCTTCCAGGAAGTTGTGCAGGCTTTCGACCAGCCATTCCCAGAAGTTTTGCAAACCCGTGGGCACTGGTTTGATCCGTCGGGTAGCGAGACGAGCGCAGATCAAAATCCCCGCGGCGACGATCCAGGTCACCACCATCGAATTGGTCACGGCCAGCGGGCCGACGTTAAAAAGAATATCGGGCTTGAGCGGGATCCCGTGTTCTTCCTTAACCGCGTGCTCGTCCTTCACTGCCTGCTCGGGCTCTGCCGCGAAAGCCGGGGCGGCCAGGCCGCCGAACAGGCCGAGGATCAGCGCGATAAGGATGAATAAGGAAAAACGGCGGAGCATGGATTGTTTCTTGGAGAAGCCGCGGCCCGATGTTTCCGGGGCTGTGGCGGCCGCGGAAGCGATGCACACCATACAAGGGGCGCTGGCGTCGCGCATACCAAAGCGTGTTTTATCGCGATGACAAGAGTGAAAATTGTGAATTGTGATCAGTGAATCGTGGATTGCCTTAACCGGCCGTCACTATTCACCAAATCACTTCACCGGAACGCGCGCGGCAAACCTTTCCTCAACGACCTCGACCTCCGGCTGCGCCACTCTCTCCTCGGCGCCGGCCAGGGCGATCGCCTCGTCATAGTGGGCCTCCAGCTGCCTGATCTGCTCGCGCTGCTCGAAATTCGCGGCCACCGATTCGCTGGCCAGGGCGCCCATTTCCCGAAACGCGAACGGGGAACGAACCAGGTTTTTCATCGCGGCGGCGAGGGCTTCAAAATCCCGTTCTTCCACCAGGCTCCCGGACCGGCCTTCCTCAACCGCTTCGGGAATTCCTCCATGTTTTGTGGCGAGGACGGCGAGTCCCGTCGCCATCGCTTCAAGAATCGAATTCGGAATTCCTTCCTGGTTCTGGTCGGGCGGCGTTTCGCTCGGATGGAGGAAGCAATGCGAGCTCGCGTAAAGGTCGAGCAATTCCTGTTGGGAAAGAAATCCGCGGAAATGGACCTTGGAAACAATTCCGAGCTCCTCGGCCAGTTCTTCCAGGTGCGACTGGAGAGGGCCCTTCCCGGCAATGATCAGTTCGGCGTTGGGAAATTCCTTCTGGAAAATGGCGAAGGCGCAGAGGGAGGTGGCCACCCCTTTTTTCGGGATGAGCCGGCAGGCCTGCATGAAACGCCAGCGGCCATTCGTGGGCGCGTCTCGCCGAATGAACGGAAATTCGTGCAACGGCACGCCGGTCCGATTGATCCGCAAACGCTCGGGCGGACAGCCGAGAGTCAGCAGTCGCTCGGCGAGAGATTTCGAGCGGGCCAGGACGAGCGGAACCGCGTCAAAGAGATTGCGCAGCTTCGGTCCGTAATCGCGAATATCTTTTTTCTCGGCCACATCGGCGCCATGGAATGAAACCACACACGGTTTGTGCCAGCGCTCGATAAACGGAAGCAGATGGACGCCGGTATGCCCGAAATAGATGTGCATTAGATCGGCCCCTCGGCGATCGAGCAGCTTCGACAGCATCTGGTATTCGCCGCGGTAAACGATCGCCGGCTTCTGTTTGACCCACTTCAGCCAACCGTGGCGCAACGGATTGCTGTGCGGTTTCGGGATCAGCTCGATGTCGCGAAACGGGAACCGCTCGTTGTTCTGGATCGCCTTCGTCATGACGAAGGTTTCGTACTCGTGCAGCGATCTGACCTGCCGGTAGATGTGCAACATCTCCGGTTTTAGGAAGGTGGTGCAGTAGGAGGCTACAACGCGTTTACCCATGAAAGGTCCGATTGTCCTTGAGGTTGCGTAAGTTGTCCACCTGTTATTCGCACGCCACCGGCTCGCGGGTCTCCACCGCCTTTTTCTCGGCCGGCCCCGCGGCTTCGTTCCCAGCAAACAGCCAGCGCTGGAGATGTTCTTTTAGATCGTCGAGTCCTTCGGATTTGAAAGCGGAAATCGCCACGACCTCTACGCCGGGGAAACGCCGTTTCAAATCCCGAAGATTATCGGCCGCTTCCGGGAGATCCATTTTGTTGGCCACTATATACCACGAACGCTCCGAAAGCCGCGGATCGTAAAGCGCAATTTCGCGCCGGAGATTTTGCAGGTCCTCGATCGGATGCCGCCCCTCGCTTCCCGCGATGTCGAGAACGAAAAGCAGAACCCGGCAACGCGTGATGTGACGAAGAAAATCATGGCCCAGACCGACGTTGCGATGCGCGCCCTCGATCAGCCCGGGGATGTCGGCGACCGACGCCCGGCGGTAGCCATCGAACTCGATGACGCCAACGATCGGATGAAGGGTTGTGAACGGATACGGCGCCACTTTCGGATGAGCCGCGGAAATTTTCCCGAGCAACGTCGATTTTCCGGCGTTTGGATAACCGACCAGCGCGGCGTCCGCCATGGTTCGCAGTTCGAAAAGGAAATAGCCCTGCTCGCCTTCGTCGCCCTCGGTGTATTGGACCGGCGCGCGGTTCTTCGAGCTCTTGAAATGGACGTTGCCCTTTCCCCCCTTGCCGCCCTCGCAGAGAACGAACTCTTGCCCGTCGTCCGTAAGGTCGGCGATGGGCATGTTTTCCTGGGACACATGGGTCGGATGGGACTTATCTGTTTCGTCGCGGAAGACCACCGTTCCGACCGGGACCTTCACCACCTTAGGCTTCGCGCCGCGGCCATGTTTCTTTTTCCCCTGACCGTGTGCTCCGCTTTTCGCCTTGATGATCGGCTCGTAAAAAAGATTCGAAAGATTGTCGGTATGAACATCGGCGCGAAGAATGACATCGCCGCCCCGGCCGCCGTCGCCGCCGTCCGGTCCGCCTTTCGGGACAAATTTTTCGCGTCGAAAACTGACGGAGCCGCGCCCCCCGTCTCCGGCCTGGACAAAAACTTTTATTCGATCGACAAACATATGGGGAAATCCGGAGAAGCCCGAAAAGCGCGGGGCAAGATGCCATGTCCTGCCCGATTGTCGATGGAGCCGGCACGCCCTCGATATGGATCCGGCACGCCATCGTGCCGGGGGGCAATCTGAAATCGCAGCTTACGCTCAACGGCTCGCCGCGGCGAGCCGTCTCCATCGCAGCGCTACTGCACGTTAAAGATCTCGACTAAACCAATTCCAGTCCCGCCGTTTTTCCCAGCCAGAATGGCGGTGAAGGCGCCGGCCGGCAGCGACGCAAAGATGCCCGATTCGAGCGAATTCTGCGGGGCGAGTCCATGCGCGGTCAACTGTGCGGCCGAGACGGAGTCGTCCTGCCAGTTATCGTTCAGGACCAGAAGCATCCCATTGCTATCGCGCAGTTCGAGGATTGGATCGGCCAGGACGTTGCTCAAACCAGATTGGCTGAGCGATGGCCCAATCCCCCGCACTGCTACGGAAGTACCGCCACTGCTGCTTCCCAGAATGAAGCCGCCGATCATGACGTTATCGCCCGCTTGCACGAAACCGCGGGTACTGATGTTGGCCAGCTGCGAGTCGGCCCCTTGATCGGTGTCATAGACTTCCACCAGGCCCACACCAGTGCCACCGTTTTTTCCCGTCAGGATCGCGGTATAGGCGACTCCCGATGGAAGCGTAGCAACCATTCCCGATTCGTTCGGGTGCTGCGGCGCGAGGCCGAGCGCAATAAGCTGGTCGGTAGGGTCGTCGCTCCAATTGTCGTTTGTTAGAAGCAAGGCGCCGCTGCTGTCGCGCAGCTCGAGAACCGGATCCGCCAGCACATCGGTAATGCCGAAATTCGCGAGCGACGGTCCAAGCCCGCGCAAAACCACTCTCTTGGGACCGCTCCCGGAAATAATGAATCCGGCAATCATTACCCGGTCGCCGGTT includes these proteins:
- the obgE gene encoding GTPase ObgE; translation: MFVDRIKVFVQAGDGGRGSVSFRREKFVPKGGPDGGDGGRGGDVILRADVHTDNLSNLFYEPIIKAKSGAHGQGKKKHGRGAKPKVVKVPVGTVVFRDETDKSHPTHVSQENMPIADLTDDGQEFVLCEGGKGGKGNVHFKSSKNRAPVQYTEGDEGEQGYFLFELRTMADAALVGYPNAGKSTLLGKISAAHPKVAPYPFTTLHPIVGVIEFDGYRRASVADIPGLIEGAHRNVGLGHDFLRHITRCRVLLFVLDIAGSEGRHPIEDLQNLRREIALYDPRLSERSWYIVANKMDLPEAADNLRDLKRRFPGVEVVAISAFKSEGLDDLKEHLQRWLFAGNEAAGPAEKKAVETREPVACE